The sequence below is a genomic window from Pelecanus crispus isolate bPelCri1 chromosome 10, bPelCri1.pri, whole genome shotgun sequence.
cctcctgtccccagcactCTCCTGggtccagccccagctcagtgTCCCACAGTCCCCAGGGCCTTTGGGTGGCTGTGAGTCTCAAGCTTGGTCCACACACCCACTGATgatgaaggaggagggaaaagtcCCAGATTCCTGGGCTGATGATTGACCCTGTGCATTTGACCAGCAGCCAGGGTTTCTGCATCCCTGGAGGAACAGCAGGTACCACCAGcagctgtccccagctccctgcatgGGTGGTGGGAACTACCAGCTCTGGAGGACCATGTGCTCAGGACCTGGTAGGGCCCAGGTCACCAGGAAGGATGtgagctgctccagccatgCCAGGGAGTAAGCAGTATCAGTGCAGAGACAGGGTATGAGGAACCATGAATTAATTCACTTACTCATTAACTAACTAGTAGTGGGCTCTTTAATCTTCCAAGCAAAGgcaaaacaatgttttctgGCTGGAAGCTGAAGCCGGACAAATTCAAGCAATAAACAATGCCCCAAGTTGTAGTGCTCCTAGGCAGCATGGCCACCCAAAAGCCCTTTAATAAAAAGGAGCTAATTAACCATGGACCAAGCAAGCTGGGAAAGCAGGGGGTCCCTTCCCAGGAGCCAGGTCTAGGTGCCTTTTGCaaaggcaggctgcagcagagcagatggCAGGATTTGGGGATGGCGTGTGGTACAGAGCTGTGCAAGGTCACAGGGGTGTccttccccagctcagccccccagggtgctgggtgcccccttctccagccctcagctgcaccccaggatggcagggatgggggaacAGCCTTACTGGGGGCTGAGCACCCACACCATGCCCTTCCCTGCCATCGCTGTCCCTGGGGGGGGACAGACAACAAGGGAGGGGACATCTGCTGACCTGCATGGAGCCAGTCCTGCCCCTCTGCTACCCTTATCCCGAGCAGCAACCCAGCACCAATTCACCCAGGTTCACAAAGccattaagaaaaacaattagacaaattaatgaaagaaaagcacccGTTACAGACTATCGAACACCATCTCTGCCTCGGGAAAGGCCAGGAGCCATTCACTTTTATTTCCTGTAGTCTGGAGACCACAGCATGGGTTTGCCCCAGCGCTGGCAGCTCCAGGCTTCTGCAGTCCTTGGACAGCCAGGCAAACACTGTCTGCCTTTAGCAGCGCGGTCCTATGGCCTAAGCATCACCCATGACCTCTGTAATGCAGCGATGGTGCTCAGACATAGAGCACGGCTGAGCACTCAGTCCCCAGGCTTCCTTCCTTGAAATTAATGATCTATATTGACAGCTCAGCCTAGCCTGTAGCATCAGCCAGGGGATGGCTTGTCCTTGCGCCCTGCAGACAAGCAACACCGCAGGCACCCCCTGAGGATGGCAGCACCAGCCCGGCTGGCATGGCAATGGCAAGACTCACCTTGTGAGGCTGCTCCATTTCTacaattgttatttttttaaaaacatatttaactTTATTCTTGCATCCTTCCATATCTGAGACTGCACCATATCTGAgtcccccaccagcccctctgAGCAAGATCCAGCAGGGCTGAGTACCCACCAAAGGAAGGGACCCAACAACTTGGTTGTCACAGACACCAAGCTCATCTAGACCAGAGGGGAGCAGGTATCGGCTTTCTCTTGGAAATCCTCATCCCATGCTTAAAATGGGTGGTTAAGGCTCCGCCACACTATGCCCCCATCCAGCCTGCAATGGGCCTGTCCCAACAGGGCAAGGAGGTGGCATCTGCCCATAAACCTGGAATTTGCTGCAAGGAAAACCATGATTTCCACAAGACCAAGATCTCAGGGCATCCTCCCACATCTGCTCCCTTGGGAAGGGGCTCACACCAAGCAGCAGCCTCAGCCCCATCCTACACCTCACCGTCCTCCCTCGCTCCTCTCCAACCTgcctctccagccccagcccctccctggAAAGCATCAGGCTCAGTTAGACTAATACAAATTTTTAATGcacttattaaataaatatttcaatcATTTCATATTCAATTTGTacacaaccaaaacaaaacaaaaatcctcaaggaaacagaaaaaacaaacaatcaaaaaagATTGGATGAAAAGTCACCCCTGGTTCTGGCTCCTATCCAGTGTCTTTGTTTGCCCTCCCTGTGAAGAACAATTGCTTTAACCCTTTGGAGAGAGTCACAGTCCCAGGGCAGCATGTGCAGagcggggctggctggggatgTTCACTCAAGAGatttaatgtttcctttggggtttgttttttttttttttgtctaaataGAAAACTGAGCTTCTGTCAACAcagaaattttgaaagaaaacctcTCCTTTCCTAGGAGGACAAGGATGGCGGTATTTCTCATCAAAGAGCAAACCTGGAAGATACGGCTGACAATGGAAGTGCCAACCACAAACTGAATGTTATGACAAAACCAGCCCGAAACTGCTCCACAGTaatttgtaaacttttttttttcttttttttaattttacagatgaaaatttccatctgataaaaaaatataaacagaaaaaaaagaaatttggtgAGAAGTTCACATTGTCcacatggaggggaaaaaaaaaaaaaacaacaaaacaaacaaaaaaaaaacccaacaaaaaaaccaccagttACCAGCCTGCTCCATGGCAGCTGTCACCCACTGCCTCACCTTagtagtttaaaacaaaacaaatgccaaAGATGCTCTCATGGGTAAGAGGTACCAAGTCAGTTCAGGACTTTCTCTGGGGCATCCAtcacccctgtcccctcctgagaaaaaaataagttggGAGTTGGGAAGCCAGCAGTGTTTTCAGAAGGATGCAGGCAGCTTCCAGCAACCCCTCGCTCAGCCAAAGAAATAGGTGCATTCGAGGAAGGAAAGCATCCAGTGGTCCTCACCCTGGGCATCGGAGCCAGCCCCCACGGGCAGTGCCCACACATCACCCAGGCTGCAAAACCCACCCGGGAGACCTCCAGCCACCTCTGAAATAAATCTGCTCCCCTTAATTGTTTTCAGAcctctccatcttctccagTAAGCGTTAATTCAGTTCATTTAAGTAGCACATTGCTCCCAGATTtggatttccattttttttttgcttgtttgttttaaatggtgatttttttctcctttccccctagagctacaaaaaaaaaaaaattacaaaataaaatgtgaccCCAAAAACAGACTAGAACATTTCTAAGTGAAGGGCTCTTCTCCCTTCACcagtctttcatttcttttaaagttgGAGTACAAAAATAGagcctctcttcttttttttcttttcttttttttttttttaaaaactgaacaacccccccaaaattATCAACAACTAGAgcaaggtttgggttttttttaatcctcccccctccctttttttttttttttttttttttgtttattaccCATATGGGAAAGTCTCTACGTATAGTCCACCAAGCTCGGAGGAGAGTCCTCcaggagaggtgcaggcagggcaggcagatgCAGGCAAGTCAAGGGCCTGCCCTGGAGTTGGAGTTTCTAGTCCTTTTACTTCTCCGGTTGAAGGGGTAGTTGAGGAACTCAAAGCGTCTGTGGGGCTCGGTGGTCTGGTGGCCCTTGGGAAGCCTCTTCATGAAATGTACCTCCCGTTGGTGCTGCCGGGTCTTGGAGCCCTTGCGCGGGCGGCCCTTGCGGGTGAAGGCCATGTACCAGCCCTCGTACTTGGCGTTCTGCAGCGCCGTGTAGTTGTTCTCCAGGACGATCTCCGTGAAGACGCAGTCCTTGCCTTTGCCGTTGCTCTGAGAAGGGGACAGAGTGGGGATTTAAGCAACGGGTGCTCGGTCAGAGGCTTCTTCTCGCTGCCCCAAGCTGGaccagctgggctggcagcaagGTTGCGGTGCTTGTGGGCAGCCAAGGGTTCACTTTTCCTACCTCTTCTCCTACAGGTCTGAATTGCccaaaatctgcttttcattaGAAAAGCTGGGGGGAGCAGGCGTTGTGGCACAGGCAGACGCTGCTCATTGCAGCTTGCATCCCCAGCACGATGCCACCACCGGGCTGCGAGCCCCAAACATGGCTTGTCCCAGCCTTCACTTCCACTGCACCCACAGGGAGATTTTTGCCCCTTCCCATCCTGCCCCCATCCATGCCAGGGCTGGATTCCCCTGCCAGCAGGGCCAAAAGCAAACTCTCCATCTCAGTGTCAATTCACCCACCCATCATATTCCCCCTTGGGTGTTTAATATAGGAGGGGCATCAAGGGGCCAAAGAGGCGACGCGGCATCCATGGGGATGATGTCCACAGATGCAGGTGGCAGGGAGCACAGGGACAGCTGGAGGCTGAGCTCCTCCCCGTTACGGGCAGGAGCAGGACCAGGGAGGGGACCTGCATcagccagccccagggaaggAGCCACCAGGGAAAACCCTCCCAGACAATCGCTGTCCCAGCAGAATTTTGCACATCCAGCCCCCTCCGCCCCCAGGGAGGGAGCATCGAGGCTTGGAGGGAGCGTGACTAACCGGTGCACGGCAGGGCCTGGCCTTGGGGCCAGCCCCACGGAGCATCTTAACATTCCTGGCACTTGTACCATGTAATCGGGGAGAATAGCCCAGCAATCCGCCTATTTGTTCTGGGAGATACAAGGAATGCGCCCCACACGGCACCCGCCTGCCTCCCTTGCTCCCCCACTTCCCTCCTGCCAcctgggctgcaggatggcTCAGACCCCTGCCTCCAAAGGGGTGCGCTGGCTgagcccccgggacccccatctcgcctccccatccccacggaTGGGCTCCGTGTCAGGCAAGAGGCTCCTCTCCTGGCAAGCCCCGCTCAGCCCCCATGGCACTTGCCTGGCTTGCCCATGCCCTTGAGCCCAGCGCCCTACCTTGCCGATCAGCTTCCCCTTTTTGTTCATGCAGATGTAGAAACCTGTGGCCGCTCCCTTGATGCGCACACGGCTCCCGAAGGTGTCCGTCTCCACGATGAGCTTGGCTGGGGAGAGCAAcgggaggaaagagaaagggaggtcAGAGGGGCTCCGCGATGGGGCAGGCACAAGGATGGAGACCCCAGTGATGCATCCTGACACTGGGCACTGCGGGCACATGCCCTCTGGTGACTGGGCCAGAGAGAGCCCTAAAATCAGGACACGACTCTAAGAGCCAGCCTCAGCCCCTCTACCCTGCCACTGTGTCCCTGCGTGACTTTGGTCACGTCCCTTTGCCACCCTGAGCCGTGCTGgagggggagcagctctgccttgccCAGCTCCGCGTGGCTCAGCAATTTGGGTGCTACAGAGGTGTCCCAGAAAGGAGGCAGGCCAGCGAGCAGGGCACGCGCAGGCCGGTGGAGAACAAGCCAGCTGCCCTGCAAACCGAGGCAGGTCTGGGcgagctgcaggcaggaagcaGGCAGGCACCCTCTGAAGTGCACAGCATGCTGccagctgtccccagcctggggacacCGCTCCATGTGTCTCAGCCGgaccagggctgcaggaggagcagtgactttgcagctggcaggggaggCGTGAAGGGTACGGCCATCCTTTTAATGCCTTTCACCTTTGCACGAGTCGAGAGGGCGTATTGATTTGGTCTCAGTTTTTTAATGGAGGCATTGATCGACTTCCGAAGGAGCTATGCAAATCGCCGGGTCGATGGGCCGCCTATAAATAGACCTGtcaccttccctccctgccttcgCCCTGGGAACCCGAGCCCCAAAGCCCATCCATccccagggaagggggaggacGGGGACAGGACATCCTTCTCCCcggccctgcagctgctgtccccagagCCAGCTCCCCTCCCTGGGGCAAGCCCCTTGGGGACGGTGGCTACCTGTTTGCATCTCAAAAGGGCTGTGCTATGCCAAACACCAAAGATTTCCCCATGGCACTGAAAAGCCAGCCAGGACTGTCCCATCTCACCACCATCACTTCTTGCCCAGCATCAGCCCCTAGTGCCATAAGCACAGTTTGGCAAGGTAATTGGAGCACAGCCTGCAAAGCTTCCAAGTCTATAGCCTTATTATGGGAATAAGCCCACTGATGCCTTATTTCTCCTCTCTGATCTCTGCACAAGGGCTGCTTGGTTCCTCAGGACTGTGGTCCACCCCGGCTTGCACATCTCTACCCCAGCAAGGGCAGCGATGTGGCTCCGGAGCAGGTGGCTTTGCAGGAGGATGCTTTGAATGGCAGAAGGAGGCTGTGGGCACACGCACAAGCTAAAGTGAGCCTTAATCACACTCTGGGCTAGGCGCAAACCGCTGCCTCTCTGTCTCTGCGATGCCCTGATCCTGCATCCCTCGCATCACGGGCACTGCTGAGGTCAATGGCACTGCGGGTGGGGACAGCgagcaggcagtgctggcagcagctgagtTGAGCAATGGAAAGGGCATCCCAAATTTTGCTGGGGCCAACTGATTTGGCACTGCCAGGCAAGCCATGCTCGATGTGCATGCAggcaccccctccccacactCCTTCCTGCCACTGTCACCCTGCAGCACCTCTTGTCCCCAAACTGCCCCGTGCCCCCAggcccccacccccagccaggTACAGACTAGACTCAGAGCCAAGAAATTTAGGAAGAGCCAACTCCAGGCTGTGCCACACCAGCACCAATGCCCAGAGACCAGCACGCACCCAGCATCCCGCAAAACAGCCACGGGAGCTGCGGCACTCTGCAAATGAAGCACTGAGACAGTGACCCCCTATTTATCTATAttggggaaaggggggggaatTGATCTTGGAGGCAGTAAAAGGTTTGAGGAgaattgatttttctctccaaGAGATAGaaagagcagggagggagggagggagggagcaggggaggcCTCGTCCCCAGCGAGCACAAAACCCCACTTTAAAGATGCACATCGCTTCCCTTGcggcctttttttctttttcttttccaaagggCAGCCGTGATTTACAGCTGCCAGCCGGGTTTGCCGCCCCACACGAGCCCAGCCAGCgcacagctccagccccgccAGCAGCGGAGGACGAGAACAACCTGTCCCCAGGGACCTGCACCCTAGACCCACGCAGGCGACCCGTGAACCCTACAAACCCCTGCCCCGACCAGCAGAAAGCCCTGGGCACAGACGAAACCGGCAAGTCGGCAGGGAGCTGCACCAGCGTCCCCGGCCGCTCACAGGGTTTAgtccaggctgcagctgccgGCGGTTTGCTTGGTGGCAGGCACGGCCTGGGAGGGACGAGCCAAGCTGCACCGGCTGCCCGCCTTCccttagaattaaaaaaagtcaatcaAATATTGACAATTAAGACAGATAACTGAAAACGCTGGACTCGATGTTAAGTCGGCTGTAAAAACGTCAGCGTGGGGAAAGGGGtcatctgcaaaaataaatcaaccCCTCTTACACGCCTACCCCcaaaaatgagataaaaaaagcagaaggaagggcttggggaggggggctcttttctttaaaagtggATTTCTAAATAACGTTTTGGGggagtcctttttttttcctttttaaggggggggggggaaagcttGACGTTTTCAACTCTATTCTTTCACTTAAATGACAGATTTATCCCAGTAAAATTATGTTTCATGCTCAAACTTTGAAGAGAAAGTGGCTACgtaaatgctgaaaaaatgcAGCGAGACACACTTGATCCCCCAACTGGACTGCGAAGAGGAGAAAGTATtcaggaaatgttaaaaaaggTGAAAGTAAGAAGCGTTTTAATAGTTCTTCCAGACATGGGGGCCTCCCTAGAGATTCATATAGAACAATCCTGAACCTCTATTTTAACATTTACAGACTTGCAActcttttaaaactttacaTCTGAAAAACTGCTTGTTCTCTTTCTGGTTTAGATCAGTCTTCGTTTTCCTCCTTAGCTCTTCAAATGCTTAacctttttttattacattttaatagAGTTTTTCAAGCCACCACCAGTCCCCTCCTTCTGGCCTTATTTAAACCTGGTCGTTATTTAAATATGTACTAACTGCCTTTTAAAATCCAGGCATTATAGGACTAAAACAAGACGGCATTTTTTGCTTGGGAAATTAGCTAATGCCCTTTCAAGCCAGAGCTGCTCTAGGGTGGGAATAATTCATTTGGAAGATTAATACTGGATATAAGGAATACCATATAGGTGGAATCTGcactgcacttgcactgctaATGTCCAGCGTGAAATTTTCAgccaaagcaaaaggaagaaagggaaaaaaaaaaaaaaccaaaacaccaaacccacacaaaaccaccagaagaggaaggaagaaaagcgTTTCTACTAATCTCCCCAAGCAAGAAAGGGAAATTGCAGCTaataccaaagaaaaacagttgtGATTCCTATGCACAACACATGTGAATACAGGCATTTCCCTGATCCAGGTGCAGGATCAGGCCTCCCGCAGCCGGCCCCGTGGCAGTGCCGGGGCTTGCTGGCCCTGCTGACCCCTGCGCGGCGTTTGACCGTCCCAACGTGTCATTAGCGCGCACGATCAAAGTCTTGGGGCTTCGGGTGTCTCCAGCGGAGGGATCGGTCCCCCTGCCCGGAGCGggggaggttttggggagggggtgccaGGGCAATGGCGGAGGGGCCGCGACGTAGCTTGCAGAGTCCCCCCTGCTTTGTCCCTGGAGATGCCGCAGCATCTTTGCCCGCAGCCTACTGCCTCTGCTCGGGATTTGTTTTGAGAAGGGAGTGACAGTGGGTACATCAGGAAAATGCCACTTCAGACAGCCCTAGTTTAGGGAAGGTTTCCAAAGCAGCCGTtacccctttcccctcccccctctttcctttttcaactttctatttcttttccaaaaggaaGTCTCAGAGACACCCAGCCCTACAAAGAGCTGGGCTGAAATGACTGATGCTGCTCAGCACGCCGCTGCCCCGAGCCCTCCAAGTCAGGTGCAAGccaagaatgaaaaagaaaggagcagaGCCCATCCTGCAAGGACCGATCCCCTCCCTCGGCACAGGGAACCTGCCCTCACCTTGAATCACACAGCCGCTGATCGCTGACCCCTATGTTCTCCCTTTACAAGCCCCCACAAGCCAAACgattttaatgatttttggCTAACAAACAGGACGGAAATCATCAATCGCCACGCTGGGCTGCGAACAcctccccggctccccccctccgcccgcccccaTCGCACGTCCTTACCGTGCACGTCCCCATCCTCTGCCATCGCATTGATTTTCTTGTTGTCCAAGATCTGCACATGTTTCCCGCTGGTCCGGCTGTACAGCTGGTAGGTACGGACGAGCCGCCGGCTGAGCTGATCCGTCACCAGGCTCTGCTCCCTCACATGCTGTGTAAAATTAGGTGGGGACTGAACAGTTACctttaggaaattaaaaaatatacgACACACCATTATAATCTCTACTCCTCAGAGGGGCGAATGGGCTGAGCTGAGATTGCTGGCCTCCAGCCGGGCTTTACGGGGAGGCACAGAGCCGGGACCGCGGTGGTACCTCCCGCGCCAGCAAAGCCTCCCCAGGAGAAGGAGCGTTAAGCTCCGGGGCGCAGCGAGCAGAGCCCTTTACAGAGCCATGCCCGCTCCAGACATGCCCTAAGCAGAGAGGTGCAGGTGACTCGGGAGCGTGACAGGGCTCGGTGACCCCAGAGGCCTCCCCGAGTCTCAGCGGGTCCCAGCTGGCACTGGAGTCCCCGAGATGGGCATCGAGTCTGGGCGCTGGATCGGGTCCAGGGGGGTCATGCAGGATGGCACGGGGTTGCCCCCCCCGAGGGGCTGCCACATCCATCCCACGCCTCTCTTGCCTCTGCAGGAGCGTCCTACTGCTCTGGCTGCCCTGCACGTGTACCGCAGCCGCTGTCCCATAGGTTTCAACAGCTGCCTTTCCCCTGGGTCCCAGGCTCTTTATTTGCTCCCAAACACCCCACTTACTAAGCTCTTCAAATACAAAGTCCCCAGAAAAGGTAGAGCTATGAGGTATAAGAATTATAAGAAAACCGTGCCCCAGCCTAGGCGTTTAGTGGCGTAAAACCCCAAGATATTAACGCGGTAGCTGTGCAAATGCATCCCTCATCTGCAGCCAGCTGTTTGCTGCCAGCAGCGGGGTcgtccccagccccggcacacCAAACCCGTTAGCCCCGGAGCCGCAGCTGAGCCCGTCCCCTCCAGACCCGacgctgctgctcctgggctttAAATGATTTTCATGAGTGGCCAAACCAGCtccccccctcagccccagctcGTGAGCTTGCACAGAAGTCTTTTTCCCCCCTCGTCTCGAATCCCTCTTTTAAGTCTGGAAAGTTTCGCTGCTCCCTGACATTTATAAAGATGTATTCTGAGCAAATGTTAGGAGATAGCCCCTTTCAACATCAGAAGGCTGGACCtaccccccgccacccccacgTCAAATGGGAAGATTTCCTCCCGTCttaaacaacaacagaaaaacccaataaaagcaaaagctgctgctctcccaaaGCTGGCTTTATAGAGATATCTCCCCTTGACAATGTCATCTCTCTCCCTCCGCTTCTgcctgtgcatgtgtgtttccTATAGACGGGTTTTGGATAATGCAGCAGGATTCTCTCCCCGGCTCTGATGAGGGTACCATGTGGAGGAGAGGTCATTAGCCATGCTGCTATTTGGTCTCCATCTCATACTCCAAAATATTACAGCTATGTTTTTATACAACTGCACACTCCCAGAGCTTCATTCCCGTCGCTTTTCGGCTGGAAactcgattttttttttttccgccaAGCTTccaggaaaataataataataaaaaaagtagcTTAAAGggcatttaaaagaaagcttctgCACCTGTGATCTCAGGGAGAAGGGGGGGCTTCACCCCGGTTTGGAGGTGCACCGCTCCCAGCGACGCGTGCCTGCTGGTATGCGGGTGTTGCACAGGCTCTGCCCGGGCTGTTTAATCTATTCATGACACTTCTGTCTCTGGCGATACAAACCAGGGATGCTAAAGTCTGACAATTTTAAGCTGAATCAAAACCTGCGCTTTTTAGTAAGGTTTTGCTGgggtttcttttcccctgtttAATTCCGCTTCGCTTTTTGGATGAAGCAGCGTAGGAGAAAAACCCCGGAGAAGAGGAACGGAGGTATCCGCAGTGCCATTTAGAGGTGGGGGGGACGGGACCTAAAGCTACTTAAAAATAACCCTGCGCGATTCCTTGAAACCCCGGGCACCCCCTGCCTCGCAGCCCGAGTCCTCCGCACCCTACGCTGCAGCCCGGGGGGCTCCCCCTCGGCCTCGGCTTTTTACAGCCGGGCGACTTTTGTCTCCGGGGTTTTAAActgttccctccctccctccccgccgtgcccggggcgctcggcggcggcggggcaccCCCCATCCCCGAGGGGCGAACAAAGCCGGGCGGCCGAGCGGGCACTTACCTGGGCTTGCAGGCAGAGGACGAACAAGTGCATTAACCTGGGAGCGGGGAGAGAGAAAGCGGGAGAGAGGTGTGAaccggggggctgcggccgcggggcgggagggccggggctgccggtaCTCACACGTAGCTGAAGAGCGAGGAGCAGGGGTCCATCGCGGCgccggtgcggggccgggagcccggggcccggcggcggcggggagcgcccgggggggcgcggcgcggcgctgccTCGGCTCCTCGCCTCCTCTCGCCCGGCCGGCGCGTCCTCGCCCCGAGGAAAGGAGGGCACAAGCGGCTACAGTGGGGAAAGGCCCCCGCcggccctcccgcccgcccgcccgcccagCCCCCGGGGCGCACGGCCGgcggccccccgccgcggggagccccccgccccgcggccccgctgccgccccgggAGGCGGCGAGGCCGGACCGCGGCCCCgacggcgggggcgggcgcggccggggggggggcggccgccgccgcaggGGGAAGCCCGGCCGGAccgccgcccccgctgccctccccggccCGGCGGTACCTGCCGAggcggagggggcggcgggccaGGTGTCGCCGGGCTGGCACTAAGGGCCGGGCTCCGCCGCCAGCCGCTGGCCGggcgccctccccgccccgtgcctcagtttccccatctgtaaaacGGGGCTTAAGGGCTgggagggcgggcgggagggatggagggggcgTCGGGGCCGCGGTTCCCCCGCTGGGGGCTCGCCGCTCCGCGGGCGCGCTGTGGATTGGGACCGGGCGGGCGAGCCCTCCCGGGACGTGCCAGACGTTAAAAGGATTACCggggggatggggtggggggccgGAGTTTCGAGAGGGAGCGAGGCTGAGCAAATATCGCAGCCGGGGTGGGGAGTGGggagcggggacccccccccgagCATCCCCGCCGGGCGCTTACCTGGTGGGGCGGGCGCCCTCAGGGCCGGCGGTGCGGGGCCatggggccgggcggcggcggcggcgggacggggctcagccccgcagcccgggcAGGGCCGCCTTGGGCTGCATTGTTCCGGCGAGCCCcggcgctcccggccccgccaccTGTTGCgcaccggggcgggggctgcggcggggctgcggcgggcggcccccggggccggTACctggccggggccggggccggcgccgccTGCTCGGCGCTGAGTGACAGCTGCTAATTTGCCGGCCGTGCCCCGCTGCCGGTCCCCGCGCTCCCCGCGCCCTCCTTTATCTTATCAGAGCCCATAATTACAATTGCTATTTTGTTTCCTCGAATCAGCAATCAGCGCTATCTGCCGCCGCTGGAGAGGCAGCTCCTGTCAGCCGGCCTCTGAGTGACAGAGCGGCGGGCTGCACCgctgcacacgcacacacacacgcgtgcaCTGCCCGCCTGCACACACACGCAGCCCTGCACACGCCCGTGCAGcgcccctgcacacacacacgcatgcacgcACGCACACCCGTGCAGGCCCTTTCACGCACGCACAGCTCGCACGCGTATACAGCCCCCTTTCCCACTCGCGCCCCTCACACGCACAGCCCCCCTACGCACACGCAACCCTGTACGCACGCACCACGCGACCCCCAGCACAAACCCACACAGCCCTCCGCACTCACCCCTACCCCAAAAATACAACCCCCCCCCACTTTGCACATGTAGTCACACACCAGCTGCAGTCGCAGGACATTTCTCTCTCGCGCGCGCACGCTGACACCCAGCTCGTGCAGTTTGCCCCATGCTCAGGCACCCAGCAACCCCGGACACACGTACCCCCACACCTCTCCCCGCCACACACGCAGCATTTCACCCCAAAACGCTGCCTACAGTCATTCCGGGGATGGATCTCCCAGGGGTGCCAGGGGTCTCACCTGGTCTTGCCCAGCATCATCGCTGCCAGGGGGATGCCGCAGGCGGGCAGGGGAGCCTGGGCACTGCCCCAAAACTGGGCTGGCCCCACAGGGCTCATGGAGAAAAACAGCCCCCCTGCATCAGTATTGTCACACCTagcacagcacagggcaggcaACTGCCTTGTTCCGGCCAaaattttccacaaaataaGCACCTTGtgcattttccttcct
It includes:
- the FGF8 gene encoding fibroblast growth factor 8 gives rise to the protein MDPCSSLFSYVLMHLFVLCLQAQVTVQSPPNFTQHVREQSLVTDQLSRRLVRTYQLYSRTSGKHVQILDNKKINAMAEDGDVHAKLIVETDTFGSRVRIKGAATGFYICMNKKGKLIGKSNGKGKDCVFTEIVLENNYTALQNAKYEGWYMAFTRKGRPRKGSKTRQHQREVHFMKRLPKGHQTTEPHRRFEFLNYPFNRRSKRTRNSNSRAGP